GGGTTAGCGCCTCATAGTTGAAGATGTAGTAAAAGCCCGCCACCCGGGCGCCACCGGAGACGAGGCAGATGAGTATGCCGAGGATGGCGGCGATATTGCCGAGGGTGTTGCTGAGTTCTCGCATGGTTTGAATCTCCTTAACGTAAAAGTCGCGAAGTACGAACGCTCCCTCTCCCTCCGGGACAAATCCGTCGGGAACGGATTTGAACGCGCCCTGGCGCGGCCCGCAGGGCGAAGGGCAGGATGCCCGGAGTACAGGGCCGGGGTGAGGGGATTAAAAGCCCGGCCGGCGGCTCCGCCCCTGCGCCGTATCCCCTCATCCTGTCCTTCTCCCCGGGGGAGAAGGGACCTTGCTGGAGGCGGTGGAGGAGTCGTCGAGGTCGTGCCATTGGTGACGCCGTGTCCAGGTTACTCTCCCTCTCCCCGGGGAGAGGAGCCATCCAGTTACTCTCCCTCTCCCTCTGGGAGAGGGCCGGGGTGAGGGGATGCGAAGCCTGGCCGGCAGCTCCGCTCCTGCGCCGTATCCCCTCATCCTGTCCTTCTCCCCGGGGGAGAAGGGACCTTTCCGCCCATGTTTCGCTGACATTCTACGCCTTTTGGGTCCTTCTGCCGGCCTTGCGCACCAGGTGGGGGATGAGCAGGTGCAGGGGCATGCGCAGCCAGTGGGAGCGTACGTATAGGGCCCAGCGGGCCACGCCTGTCAGTGCATCGTCGCAGCTTGGATGGTTGGGAGCGAGGCCGCGGCGTAGCAACTCGTCCATCAGCCAAGCGACGGGGGGGCGAGCCCGTCCCTCCTGGATGCGCCGCAGCGTCGCGTCCGGAATCGGGGTGCCCAGATATCGTGGCGCCTGCGTCAGGGCATAGTAAAGCGGGCGCGCGAGGTCCTGCTCATGGGCACGGTCCACGAGGGCATCCCAGAAGCCGTCGTCGGCACCGAAGTGGCGTAGCAGGGCGTCCAGGTCAACCAGGTCGCGCAAACCGTTCTCCAGGTCGCCGTCATGGAACAGGTGGGTGGCGCTGTGGAGGACCATGTCAGTGGGGGCCAGCACATAGAGTTCTTCCTTGCCTTTTACAGGCTGGGCCGCGGCGAGTAGCGCTGCCGGGTCGGGCTTCAGGCGGGCGGTGGGCGGCAGGATGGTGTGGTGTACATCCAGCACCGTCTGCCGGAAACCGTGCTGCAGGGGGGGGATCTCGTGCATCCACTCCCGGTAGTACTGCTGGTCGTAGGAGTCCTGGTGCATGCTCTGCCACCCCCGGCGTCGGAGTGCCTTCTCCACTGTAGGAATCGCCGCCTTGGGTACCATGATGTCCACGTCGCTGAAGATCCGTCCGGCTGCGGGGGGCAGCCCGGCGAGCACGTAGGCGGCGCCCTTCAGAAGAATCACGGGCACACCGGTGGGCTCCAAGGCTTCCTGGATACGGTTCACTTCCCAGTGGACCGTCTCGACGTGGCGTTCCGACAGGCGGCGCGCCGATTCCAGGTGGTCGAGTACCTCGGGGGGTACACTGGACAGCAGCCCGTTCTCTTCCAGGACCACCGCCAGGCGGGCCAGCAGGTTGGACTGGCGGGCCTGGGGGGCCAGCAGGTCCCATTTCCCGAGGCCAAGGCTGTTTACGAGCCGGGGATCCCGAAATACCGTGGTGCACAGATCCCGGTTCAGCGGGATGGCCTCAGGCAATGTCGCGGCTGTCAGTGGCGTCGCGGGCGAGTTCATTGAAGATGGTTATCGCTTCTTCCAGATTTCCGTAGCGGAAATCATAACAGCCACATTGATCGATGACGTCGCCGAGCAGGTTAAAGCCGAGCTTGCCGAGGATGCTGTAGTTGAAGGCATTCTTCGCGAGTTCCATGAACGCCCGGCCCTTGGAGTGAGGCGAGAGGGTCGCAGGGGCGTCGCGTTCGAATTTCGGAAATATCACGAACAGGGGGGTGGCCTTTTCGTTGCTGCGGCGCACGCTGTCGAGTGGTGCTTTCATATGTCCCACGGTGCCCTTGATGGTGTCATGGGCAAGGTGGCCGATGTCGGCGCCAGGGGCGAAGCGCTTCATGACGTCGATGGACTCGTTCTTCAGGCTGATGGGGCGGGGGATGGGTACGAGGGCGCCGGAATCAGTGGCCACCAGCGCCATCTCGTCCGACAGCAGCCGCCAGCCGCGGCTCACCAGCCCCGCACAGAGGGTGCTCTTTCCCGAGCCGGGTGGTGCCGGCAGGATGAATGCCCGTTCGTCTTTCGCCACAGCCGCCGCATGGATAATCAGATAGCGGTTGGAATGGGCGGAGACACACCAGTTCATGCCCCACTCGAGGATGGCATAGGCGTGGGCGAGGGGTAGCGGCGTGAACGGATGGCGGCCGTCGAAGGCGAAGCGGACCTGTGGACGAACCCAGCGGCGCAGGCCGCGGGGCGGGGCGACCCTGACATGGAAGTCGGAGAAGCCACTGGGGGCCTCCACCTCGTAATCCGCGTAGAAACGGCCAATCCCGTCTGCCACGCTTCGGATGGGAGAGCGGATGCACGTCACGAAGGGCCCGGTGCGCAGAGGCAGTCCTTCATTCCTCAGGTGCCCCGCGAACTCCTTCTTTGACAGCGACGAAAGGATCACTGAACGCGGGTAATGAGGCCGTAGTTGAGGAAAAGACTCAGGGTTCGCTTGACGGCGAAGCGAAGCTCCATATCCTCTGAGTCACCCTCGTCTCCGGTGGGGGCAACGCGATGAATCAGCGTCGCGACGTCGACCGGACCGTCAAGCAAAAGGCGCAGCAGGCGGGCGCCCACCTCGTTCAACAGCAGGGTATCGCCAGACCCCGCGCTGTATATTACGTGCTCGTCACCCCAGTGACGCCACAGGATATCAAAGTCGGTGATGCGCCAGACTTCCCGCTCGATTGCAGGAACGCTATCCTCATCGGTAGCCATAGTGGCGTTTCCCGTTACCCGGGTGGGATGGGGGGCCTCTGTCAGTCGAGCGGGCAGGGTTTGTTGCTTCCCCACCCCGGCAGGACACACCCTTCTTCGCCTTCATCCCACCAAGTCGCCAAGATTTCAACATCGTCGCGCATGGTTGCCTCGTTTGCCGTCGCATGCCCGCTAACGTCGAAGCCAGGGCTCAGGGGAAACAGTTCGAGCAGCCGTGATTTCACGACAGCGGCATCGGCATCGCTCCAGAAAGGGACGCCGGCATGATAGCCGTTCAGCATGCCCGCGATGGCGGCCCGGACGAACTTGGCGATGACGTTGTTGCCCAAGCCAGTGTTGGGAAAGAAATCGATGAGGGCTGTGTCAAGGGTGGCGAGTATTTCGCTCTTGGAAGGATAACCGCTATCGTTCGGGTAGACGAAATCGTCGTAGGCATCACGGTCATAACCGAACGCCGAGTGGAGTTGGGTGGTCTTGAGGGTGTCCAATTCGCTCGGCCAGCAAACGCCCTGATGCCAATAACCCGGGCTGCAGCCCCGGCAGGTGGTCATATCCACGGGGCGCGACGGGTTGGCGGAGGCAAACGCCGAGGCCGTGCACAGCCTGCCGGCACCCCACACGGGCTGGCTCGCCAAGGACATGATCACCGGAGTCGCAAGGCCCGCCTTGGTGAAGCGTCTGCGGGAGGCCTCGGGGGCGTCACCATCGTTGTGGTGAGTCCCC
The Gammaproteobacteria bacterium DNA segment above includes these coding regions:
- a CDS encoding nucleotidyltransferase family protein, yielding MPEAIPLNRDLCTTVFRDPRLVNSLGLGKWDLLAPQARQSNLLARLAVVLEENGLLSSVPPEVLDHLESARRLSERHVETVHWEVNRIQEALEPTGVPVILLKGAAYVLAGLPPAAGRIFSDVDIMVPKAAIPTVEKALRRRGWQSMHQDSYDQQYYREWMHEIPPLQHGFRQTVLDVHHTILPPTARLKPDPAALLAAAQPVKGKEELYVLAPTDMVLHSATHLFHDGDLENGLRDLVDLDALLRHFGADDGFWDALVDRAHEQDLARPLYYALTQAPRYLGTPIPDATLRRIQEGRARPPVAWLMDELLRRGLAPNHPSCDDALTGVARWALYVRSHWLRMPLHLLIPHLVRKAGRRTQKA
- a CDS encoding HprK-related kinase A, which produces MILSSLSKKEFAGHLRNEGLPLRTGPFVTCIRSPIRSVADGIGRFYADYEVEAPSGFSDFHVRVAPPRGLRRWVRPQVRFAFDGRHPFTPLPLAHAYAILEWGMNWCVSAHSNRYLIIHAAAVAKDERAFILPAPPGSGKSTLCAGLVSRGWRLLSDEMALVATDSGALVPIPRPISLKNESIDVMKRFAPGADIGHLAHDTIKGTVGHMKAPLDSVRRSNEKATPLFVIFPKFERDAPATLSPHSKGRAFMELAKNAFNYSILGKLGFNLLGDVIDQCGCYDFRYGNLEEAITIFNELARDATDSRDIA
- a CDS encoding HPr-rel-A system PqqD family peptide chaperone, translated to MATDEDSVPAIEREVWRITDFDILWRHWGDEHVIYSAGSGDTLLLNEVGARLLRLLLDGPVDVATLIHRVAPTGDEGDSEDMELRFAVKRTLSLFLNYGLITRVQ